Genomic DNA from Comamonas resistens:
AGGAAATATAGTTTCCGGACTGCCGAAAATCGGTCTGCTTCATGGTGAAATACAGGGTTTCCCCTTGTTGATATACACCATGATCGTCAGAGACCGTCCTTCAGGCTTCAAGCTGCTCTGGATTGTTCGAGGCTCGGTGCTTCAGCGCATCAAGGCTGTGCTGGCCATCAACATCGTGCTGGCCATCATCGTGACGGTGGCTCACGGCAATCTGTTTCATACCAAGATACCGATCACGCCCATCCCATTCACGCTGATCGGTTTGCCGCTGGCGATCTTTCTGGGCTTTCGCAACAACACGGCTTACGCCCGCTATTGGGAGGGGCGCAAGCTCTGGGGGGAGATCCTCATCTATGCGCGCACCCTGGCACGCCAATGCCAGAGCCTGATTCAGTCCGATCTGCCCGTGGACCCACGCCAGCGCGCCAACGATGTGCGCGTGCGCATGGTGCACCGCACCGTGGCCTTTGCCCATGCGCTGCGTGCCCAGCTGCGCGTACTCAAGGAAGACACGGCGGCCGAGCATTGGCTGGTGGATACGGAATGGCAGCATGTGCAGCAACTGCCGCTGAACCACCGTGTGGACGCCATCATGCTGGCCATGGGCAAGGACCTGGGCCAATGCGTGCACGATCACCGTATCGATCCCTGTCTGGCGGTTTCCATTGACAAGACGCTCAACGGCCTGACGGCCGCCGCAGCATCCTGCGAGCGCATTCGCAACACGCCCATTCCGTTTTCCTATACCTTGCTGCTGCACCGCACGGCCCATCTGTACTGTTTTCTGCTGCCCTTCGGCCTGGTGGATATCACGGGCTTCATGACGCCATTTGTCGTCGCCATCGTGGCCTATACCTTCTATGGCCTGGACGTGCTCGGTGATGAGCTTGAGGAGCCTTTTGGCATGGAGAGCAACGACCTGGCGCTGGACTCCATCTGCCGCAGCATCGAGATCAGCCTCGGCCATTCGCTGGGCGATCCTCAGATTCCCGAGCCTCTGAAGCCTGTGGACTATCTGCTGACCTAGGCATTGACGCCAGAAATCACAAAGCCCTGAACTCATCCTTCAGGGCTTTGTTTTTGATAGCTGCTAGCGCAGGCGTTGCTTAGACAGTGGCGCGATTTTCGTCCACGGCTTTTTGCCAGGCTTCGTACAGGTCTTCGCCGGCATCACGCACGCGCTGGTTGATGATGGGCATCTCGCGCTTGCTTTCGGGGCGGGCCAGCTCGACATAGCCGCGCGAGGCGGACAGGTCATAGGGCTCGCCGTCTTCATTGGAATAGGCGACAAAGACCTTCTTCACACCCGCCAGCAACATGGCGGTGGCGCACATGGAGCAGGGGTAGCCGCTGGCATACATGACAGAGCCCGACAGATCGGTGCTGCCCTGGGCCTTGGCGCCAATGCGCAGTGCCTGCATTTCGGCATGGGCCGAGGGGTCGCACAGTTCCTCGACCTGGTTGACGGCACGGGCCAGCACCTGGCCATCCCTGACCAGCACGGCGCCGAAGGGCCAGGTGGCACGCTCACGGCCCTTGACGTTGCCCATGGCCAGGCGGATGGATTCCAGCAGGTATTTTTCGGTGTCTCTATTGCTCATTGGCGTCTCCTTGGGCGGAGATCATAGGAAGCCGGCGGGCTGCCATAGCGCATCCTGAAAGCAAAACAGCACGCCGCGGCGTGCTGTTGACTTGCTGAAAGTTGGCTTGTTTTGACGGCGGTTTAGGCGAATACGCCCGCAGAATCCTGCATATTGGCCGAGACAATGCCCAGGTGATGAAGCGTGTCGCCACCGGTCATTTCCATCTGCGTCAGGCGCTTGAAGTAATGGCTGCCTGCGTATTCGTCGGTCACGCCGATGCCGCCATGCAACTGTACCGACTGCTGGCCCACATAGCGCATGGCCTGGCCCAGCTGCACCTTGGCGCGGGCAATGGCCGTGTGGCGTTCCTCGGCGGGCGCGCCCAGCTTGAGCGTGCCGTAGTAGCTCATGGAGCGGGCCAGTTCCAGCTGCATCTTCATATCGGCCACGCGGTGGCGCAGGGCCTGGAAGCTGGAGATCACCACGCCGAACTGCTTGCGCTGGTTCATGTATTCGGCAGTCAGCTTGAGCGTCTGCTCCATCACGCCCACGCCTTCGGCGCACAGTGCCGCATTGGCCACATCCTGTGCCAGTGTCAGCGCCGTCAGGCCGTTGGCAGTGATCAAGGTGGCAGGTGCAGCCTTGCAAATCAGATCTGCGGCGCGGCCTTCATCCTGGGTGGCATAGCCCCGGGTGCTGAGGCCTTCGGCACCGCTTTCCACCAGAAAGAGGGCAATCTTGCCATCGAGCTGGGCGGGCACGATGAAGGCATCGGCCTGGTCGCCGACGGGGACTATGTTTTTCGTAGCGTTTACCGTATAGCCATTGGTCGTTTTGGTAGCAGTTCCTGCGCAAACATCAAGCCGGTAGCGCGCCTTGTGCTCCTGCGATGCGAGCACCACCAGCTTTTCGCCCGTAGCGATCTGCGGCAGCCAGGCTTGCTTGAGCGCCTCGTCGCCAAACTGGCTGAGCACGGCAGAGGCCACAAAAGCCTGTGTCAGCGGCTCCATCACCAGGCCACGGCCCAGCTCTTCCATCACCACCATGACATCGACCGCGCCCTGGCCCAGACCGCCATATTGCTCGGGCACGGTGAGGGCGGTCAGGCCCAGCTCGGCCAGCTCGTTCCAGACCTCGCGCGAGAATCCGCCCTGGCGGGCAATGCTCTGGCGGCGCTCGAAGGTATAGCCCTTGTCCACCCAGCGGGCGACGGCATCACGCAGTTGTTGCTGGTCGTCGGAAAAATCGAAATCCATATTTGTCTCCTGCTGCTGAAGCGAGTGCGCTTTGCGCACCATCACATTCAGCGAAGCTCTAGCAAGAACCCCCTCCCGGAGGGGGCACGGGGGAGCCGTACGTGCAAAATGCAGACAGTGCGGGGCTTTAGCCCAGCACCGTCTGCGCGACGATGTTTCGCTGCACCTCGTTCGAGCCGCCGTAAATCGTGGTCTTGCGCATATTGAAATAGGTGGCGGCCAGCGGTGCATTGCCCAGCACGCCGCCAGGGAAGTCGCCCTGGTAGCCTGCTTCCATGGCTTCCTGGATGAAGGGCAGGGAATAAGGGCCGGCGGCCAGCATCATCAGTTCGGAGTAGCGCTGCTGAATTTCGCTGCCCTTGATCTTGAGCAGGCCGGCAATCTCCAGCGGGTTCTTGCCCGACTTCATGGCCGAGAGCACGCGCAGCACCAGCATCTCCAGCGCAATCACATCGACTTCGAGCAGGGCGATCTGGTCGCGAAAGCGCTGGTCCTCCCACACGCCTTCGGCCTTGGCGATGCGCTTGACGCGCTCCAGCTCGCGCTTGGCACGGTTCACGTCGGCAATATTGGTGCGCTCGTGGCTCAGCAGGTGCTTGGCATAGGTCCAGCCCTTGTTCTCCTCGCCAATCAGCTGATCGGCAGGCACTTCCACATTGTCGAAAAAGACTTCGTTGACCTCGTGGCCGCCGTCCAGCAGCTTGATGGGGCGCACGGTCACGCCGGGGGACTTCATGTCCAGCAGCAGAAAGCTGATGCCGGTCTGGGGCTTGCCCTCGTTGCTGGTGCGCACCAGGTTGAACATCCAGTCGCCATACTGGCCCAGCGTGGTCCAGGTCTTCTGGCCGTTGACGATGTATTTGTCGCCTACGCGCTCGGCGCGGGTCTTGAGGCTGGCCAGGTCCGAGCCGGATCCGGGCTCGGAATAGCCCTGGCTCCACCAGACTTCACCGCTGGCAATGCCGGGCAGAAAACGCTTTTGCTGCTCGGGCGAGCCATAGGCCATGATGACCGGGGCCACCATCACGGGGCCGAAGGGCACGATGCGCGGCGTGCAGGCCAGTGCGCATTCTTCCTCGAACAAATGCTTTTGCACGGCGCTCCAGCCGGGGCCGCCGAATTCCTTGGGCCAGCCGTAGCCCAGCCAGCCTTTTTTGCCGAGGATCTTGGCCCAGCGCTGCATGTCGTCGCGCGTCAGGTGCAGATCGCTGCGCACCTTGTGCGCAATGTCCTCGGGCAGATGGGTCCGCACCCAGGTGCGAACCTCTTCACGAAATGCCTGTTCTTCAGGGGTGAAAGCCAAATCCATGCGTGGTCTCCTGCAAATCTGGAGCTTTTGTAGCACGCACGTTCTTTTTCCGACTGTCCAAATCGTGACAAGAAAGGGTTCCCCCTGAGCGGCGGGGAGGCTTGTTTCGGCCGGTCACTTCATGGAAGAGCGAAGCCCGCATCGCAAGGCGATTCTGACTTCTTGGGACTTCAGTGGAATTGGCCGCCAGCGCTTGTCGGTAAAGCGCTGGCAGCTATCCATTTCATTCAGTTGGGGCTGCGGGTGGTTCCACGCCCAGCGACTCGCAGAGCATCTTCACGGTGGCGTTCAGCTGGGCGACTTCGGCTTCCAGGGCGTCCACGCGCTGCTGCAGGGCCGATGCGTTGCTGCCCGTGCTGGCGCTGCTGGCCGTGGCCAGGGCGCTGACATCGACGGGGCCGCTCAGCAGATGGGCCCAGCGCTGCTCGCGGGCGCCGGGTGCGCGGGGCAGCAGCACGACCAGGGGGCCGCCTTTTTCCTCGCTGCGCTCGCGCAGTTCGTCAAGAAAGGCCTCGACCGAGGAAATATCGGCAAAGCGGTGCCAGCGCTCGGAGTTGATGCGCAACTCGCCCGCGGTCTGCGGGCCGCGCAGCATCAAGAGGGCCAGCAGCACGGCCGACTGGTCGGGCACGCCTATGCCGCGGGGGAAGTTGTGCTCCCAGCGGGTGGATCTGGTGCTGCTGATCTGCACGCTCAGGGTCTTCAGGCGCAGGCTGTCCAGCGCTTCCTGGGCTTCGCCCTCGCTGACTTCCATCACGGGGTCGCGGCTGGACTTCTGGTTGCAGCCCGTGACCAGGCTGTTGAGGGTGAGTGGGTAGCTGTCGGGCACGGTGCGGGCTTTTTCCATCAGCGTGGCCAGGACGCGGGCCTCGACGGTGCTCAAGGGGGTGTTGCGTGGGTCAAAAGGCATGGGGTCTCCTCGAAAGTCTTAGGGCAGCGCACAGGAACTGGTGCAAACCCGATAGGGTTTGTCCGTCAATGCGACAATCGCCGCCCATGAAAAACATCGTGATCCTGATCTCGGGCGGCGGCTCGAACATGGCCGCCATTGTGCGTGCATCCCAGCAGCAGAACTGGGCAAAGCAGTACAACGCCAGGGTTGCGGCCGTCATCAGCAACAAGGCCGATGCCCAGGGTCTGGTCTTTGCGCGCGACAACGGCATTGCCACCGAGGTGCTGGATCACAAGCAGTTCGACAGCCGCGAGGCCTTTGATGCCGAACTGGCCCAGGTCATTGACCGCCACTCCCCGGATCTGGTGGTGCTGGCCGGTTTCATGCGCATTCTCACGCCGGGCTTTGTCTCGCATTACGAGGGGCGCATGGTCAATATCCATCCCTCGCTGCTGCCGGCGTTCACGGGGCTGCACACCCATCAGCGTGCCATAGATGCGGGCTGCAAGTTTGCGGGCTGCACCGTGCATCGCGTGACGGCCGAACTCGATGTGGGCCCCATCCTCGACCAGGCAGCCGTGCCTGTGCTGCCCGGTGACACGGCCGAGCTGCTGGCCGCACGGGTGCTGGTGCAGGAGCACATCATTTACCCGCGCGCGGTGCTCAATCTGCTCAAGGGTTGATGCAGGTTTGATAGCTGTCAGCGCTTGATGCATAAGCGCTGCAGCCTGTTTTCATTCGGATTTCTGCTGCTCTGCGAGCAAGCGGCGAAAGCGTGGCTGCTCCACGCCATCAATCACCACGGTCTCGTTGAACATGGCGGCAGGGCGCACCCACAGGCCATGTTCGCCGTACAGGGCGCGGTACAGCGTCATGGGCTCCAGTGTTTCGCTGTGGCGCACGGTGCCAACCACCTCGTAGCGCATGCCTTTGTAATGCTCGTACAGACCGGGCGTGGTTTCGATCAACGGGGGAAGTTCGGAGTTGCTCATGGTTGGGTGCAATCAATAAAAGGCGTGACGACTGCCGTGTGAGAATGCTGAAAAAAACCAGCATCAGGGAGGCAGGACAGCGCCATGGAACAGGCAGATTATGTGCATCTGGTTCGCGTCAGCGAGCTTGCCAGCGCCGAAAACAGTCATGCATATAGGCGCAGCGTGGCCTTGTTTGCGGCACTGGGCTATGCCTGGGTGCTGGGCTGTCTGATTCTGGCACTGTGCCTGCTGCTCTGGGCCGGCTCGCATCTGCTGGCCGGGCAATGGCGCTTTGTCTGGGTCATGACGGCTATTGCCAGCCTGAGCCTGTTCTGGAACAGCCTGCGCGCGCTGTGGTTCAAGGTGGACAAGGCCGAGGGCATTGCGCTGATGCCCGAGGATGCTCCGGCCCTGTTCGAGGCACTGGAGCGCATTCGCCGCAAGATGGCCGGCCCCGGGATCGATGCCGTCTATCTGACCCGGGACTTCAATGCCAGCATTCGCCAGGTGCCGCGCTGGGGCGTGCTGGGCGGCGTACGCAATGAGCTGAGTCTGGGCTTGCCGCTGATGATGGCGCAGGACAGAAACCGTTTGCTGGCCGTGCTGGCCCATGAATACGGCCATCTGCGTGGCGGGCATGGCAAGTTCGGTGCCTGGGTCTACCGCACGCGGCTGAGCTGGACCCGGCTGTACGAAGGCATGCAGGATGACTCCGGCGTGGCCTCGTTTGCCACGCGCAAGTTTCTGCACTGGTATTTCCCGCGCTTTCTGGCCAGGACCTTTGCCATGGCGCGCCAGGACGAGTACGAGGCCGACAAGGCCGCGGCCGGTCTGCTGGGTCAGACCGTCATGGCTGATGCGCTGGTGGAAATCGATGTGCGCCAGCAATGGTTTCAACAGAAATTCTGGCCGCTGCACTGGCGCTCGGCCCGCAAGCAGGCAGTGCCCATGGGGCCGTACAGCGTCATGAAGTATTGGCTGGCGCAGCCCGTCAAGCCGGCGTTTGCGCGCCAGGCGCTCAAGGCCAGCCTGAGCCGCAAGTCCGGCCTGGAAGATACCCACCCGGTGCTCAGGGAGCGCGTGGATGCGCTGACCGGCGAGCGTCCGCAGCTGCCGCAGCAATGGTCGGCGGGCGGTGCGCTGGCCTTGCTCAACCCGCGCAAGCTCGGCGAATGGCTCAAGAGTTTTGACAAGCAGTGGTGCCTGGAAAACGCCAGCGCCTGGAAGGAGCATCACGCCCGCCTGGCGCGCAGCGAGCGCATGCTGGCTCAGCTCGAAGGCGAGGGCTACCAGTCCGTGGCCGACCTGCTGCTGCGCGTGCATCTCATGCTGAGGCTGGACCCCCATGCCGAAGTCAGAGCGCTGTATCAGGAGGTGTTGCGCCGCGAACCCGACAACGCCAAGGCGCTGGCAGGCATGGTTGACGTGTTGCCGCCGGACATGGGCGATGTGCAGCTCGACATGCTGGAGCGCCTGTTCGATCTGCATGTGGAATATCGCTGGTGGGCCGCCAATTTTGCGGCGGAGCTGCTGGAGTCCCGTCAGCAGATAGGGGTGGAGGGCGAACCGGTCCAGGCGCTCAAGCTGTGGCGCGAGCGGGTCAGGCAGACCAGCGAGCTGGAAGACCGGTTTTCCGAAGAGCTGATGCAGACGCCTTTGCTGAGCGCTCTGCTGCCGCACGGGCTGACGGATTTCGAGATTTCAGAGGTCGAGGCCGAGCTGCGCAATTTCCGCGCGGTATCCCAGGCCTGGCTGGTGCGCAAGCAGCTCAACACCATTCGCAGCCGGCCCGTCTTCCTGCTGCTGGTCGAAATGGACGGGCTGGGCGAAGAGGAAGGCGATGCGCTGGGGGAGCAGATTCACGACCGCCTCGAAGTGCCCGGCAAGCTCTACGTCATGCGGGTGCAGCAGGCGGCAACGCTAGACGATATAGCGCGCCAGGGTCTCAAACCCGTGTATCTGCGTACTTTTGCTGGCTAAATACATAGCTGTTACCGCTTGTCTTCATTGATCTTCAGGCAGTTTTGAATTAAAGATCAAGGCATGTATTGCGCTGAAAGCTATGATTTTCATGGTTTTGTCGCAGGCAGTCAGAGGGCGTCATATGGATATGCGGGCAGTGGGACAATTGCGCCCATGCATCCCAAACAGCTTCTCGACGCTTGCTCTGAACTCGTCAAGCGCGCCATGACATTTGAACACCCGGCCGATGCCGTGGTGTCCCGCTTTTTCCGCGAAAACCGTTACCTGGGCCCGCGCGAGCGCGCCACTCTGGCTGAAACCACTTACACCGTGCTGCGCAAGAAGCTGTTGTTCGAAGCGCTGGCGCACTCGGGCAGCGGCGCGCGTGAACGCCGCCTGGCCATCCTGGGCTTTGCCGCCGTGCTGCGCGAGCAGGCCAAGAAGGAAGGCAAGGTCAAGAACAAGGACGGCCAGGACAGCGAGACCTTCATCAAGGCCGCTCTGAACCCTCAGGAACTCAAGTGGCTGGCTGCCTGCGACGGCATCAAGCCCGAAGACCTGATGGAAGCGCACCGCCACAATCTGCCCGAATGGCTGGTCGAGCCGCTCAAGGCCCAGCTGGGCGACGAGTTCTGGGCACTGGCCGCCAGCATGGAGCAGGCCGCTCCGCTGGATCTGCGCGTCAACACCCTCAACGACAAGCGCTCCGATCTGCGCAAGGAACTGGAAAAAGCCGGCATCAAAGCCGAGCCCACGCCGTTCTCGCCCATCGGTCTGCGCGTGGACGGCAAACCCGCGCTGGCCAAGGTCGATGCCTTCAACCGCGGAGCCATCGAGGTGCAGGACGAAGGCTCGCAACTGCTGGCACTGATGCTGGACGCCAAGCGCGGCGAAATGGTGGTGGACTTTTGCGCCGGTGCCGGCGGCAAGACCCTGGCCATCGGTGCGGCCATGCGCAACACCGGCCGTCTGTACGCGTTTGACGTTTCGGGCCACCGCCTCGATGCGCTCAAGCCGCGTCTGGCCCGCTCGGGTCTGTCGAATGTCCACCCTGCCGCCATTGCCCATGAGCGCGATGAGCGCGTCAAGCGCCTGGCCGGCAAGATCGATCGCGTGCTGGTCGATGCTCCCTGCTCGGGCCTGGGCACGCTGCGCCGCAATCCCGACCTCAAGTGGCGCCAGAGCGCCAAGGCCGTGGAAGAGCTGACACAAAAGCAGGCTGCCATCCTGGAAAGCAGCGCCCGTCTGGTCAAGGCCGGCGGCCGCCTGATCTATGCCACCTGTTCCATCCTGCCGCAGGAAAATGAGGCCATTGCCGAAGCCTTCAGTGCCGCTCACCCCGAGTTTGTGCCGCTGGATGCGGGCGAGGTGCTGGAGCAGCTCAAGATCGCTGATGGCGACAAGCTGTGCAGCGGTGGCGAGGGCGGCAGACGCTATCTGCGTCTGTGGCCGCATCAGCATGAGACAGATGGGTTTTTCGCTGCCGTTTGGGTGAAAAAGGCGTAACTTCGGTGCAAATCCGGTATCCGCTGCCGGGAAATCGGCAGCAGATCGGTCGGCGTCTCACCTAAAATGGCACGACCGTGCTGATTGGGTGAGCGCGGTTTTTTGCCAAAGGCTTTGTTATTTATGTCGCTGGATATCGGCTTGATCTGGAATGCCGTCGTGGATTGGATGGCCAACGGGCTGTGGGATCTGTCCTGGTGGCAGCTGTTGCTGTACACCTTGTTCACGACCCATATCACGATTGCGGCGGTGACCATCTTCTTGCATCGCAGCCAGGCCCATCGTTCGCTGGATCTGGGCCCCATCCCCTCGCATTTCTTCCGCTTCTGGCTCTGGCTGGGCACGGGCATGGTGACCAAGGAATGGGTGGCCATCCACCGCAAGCACCATGCCAAGTGCGAAACCGAGGAAGATCCGCACAGCCCCCAGACCCGTGGCCTGGGCAAGGTGATGCGCGAAGGTGCCGAGCTGTATCGCGTCGAAGCCAGGAACGAGGAAACGCTGAAGAAATACGGTCACGGCACGCCCGATGACTGGATGGAGCGCAATATCTACCGCCATTCGGTGATGGGCCCCTCGCTGATGCTCATCCTCAATGTGGCGCTGTTTGGTGTCATCGGTCTGACGATCTGGGCCGTGCAGATGGTCTGGATCCCGTTCTGGGCGGCAGGTGTGGTCAACGGCGTGGGCCATTTCTGGGGCTATCGCAACTACGAGGCCTCGGACGCTTCCACCAATCTGGTGCCCTGGGGCATCATCATCGGCGGCGAAGAGCTCCATAACAATCACCATACCTACCCAACTTCGGCCAAGTTCTCCGTCAAACCCTATGAGTTCGACATTGGTTGGGTCTATATCAGCCTCATGCAGAAGCTGGGCTGGGCCAAGGTCAAGAAGACGCCGCCCCGTCTGCGCAGCGGTGTGGTCAAGCCCGTGGCTGACGAGCTGATGCTGGAAGCCATCATCGCCAACCGCTATGAGGTCATGGCCCGCTATGCGCGCGGCGTGCGTGCTGCGGTGCAGCAGGAGCTTGAAGGGCTGAAGGCACGCAAGGCGCGGCAAGCCGATGTGTCCTTGCTCAAGAGCGCCCAGCGCTGGCTGCATCGAGATGCCGAGAAAGTGCCTGCCAATGCAGCGGGTCAGCTGGTCCAGGCGCGTGCGGCCCACCCAGTCATCGACCAGATGCTGACCATGCGCGAAGAGCTGCGTCAGCTATGGCTGAACACCACGCTGAGCCGCGAACAGCTGACCGGCCAGCTGCAGGCCTGGTGCCAGCGCGCCGAGGCCAGCGGTATTGCGGCGCTCAAGGACTTTTCCATCAGGCTGCGCGCTGTCCACGCTTGATATTTCCAGTGGTCTTGCGTACCGCTGACCACTGAAGAGTCATCCACCGCCTCAGGTCCGCAAGACCGAGGCGGTTTTCTTTTGCGGGAGCCGGGTTCATCTGCACCTGTATGCGGCTGCGCTCGCCCACGCACAGCAGCTGGACCCAGAGAGCGGCAGGTGCTCGCCAGCTCTGGCCGTTATGCAGCTGCATCTGGTAGCCGCTGCAGGCATCCAGCGAGGGAAGTGATGTGGTGGACAGCTGAATCGCTGAACCCAGGCATAACAGCGTGCTGCCTTCGGGCAGGCGCAGAGTGAGCAAATTGCCAGGTGTCAGTGTGTGGCGCTCGATGGTGCTGCCGGTGCTTTCGGTTTGCATGAATAGCTTCTCTGGGAGTGATTCAGGGCTCCTAGCGTAGGTTTTGCCGGCATTTCACAACAGGCACAGCAAGCGCTTCGTACATGCGCATCAGTGCAGATGAGGGAGTGCCTGTTCTGGTCTGTTTGCTGGAAATCTGTATCTGTTGCAGAACAGGGCGCAATGGCATGATGGGCGCCCAGAAGCACGTTTTCGCCACCATGCTGATCTCCGCCGCTGCATTTGACGCCTCACCCACCGCAGGCCAGACCCTGCCCCTGTATCAGCGGCTGGCCGCCCACTACAGCACGGCCATCGTCCTGGGCACGCTCAAGGCCGGAGAGCGCATGCCTTCGGTGCGCGAGCTCATGGCCAGGCATGACATCAGCTTGTCCACGGCCTTGCAGGTGCTGCGCTATCTGGAAGAGCAGGGCAGTCTGGAAGCGCGTCCACGCGTCGGCTATTTTGTGCGGGCCATGGGCACGGGCTTGCCCTTGACCAGCGAGCCGGATCTGAGCCAGCCCGTGCAGCCCAACCCGCATGCGCATTTCGTGGGGATCAACGAGCATATTTCCCTGCTGCTGGAGCGCGGCCGTCAGGCCGAGGTCTACATGGATATCGGTGGCTGCACGCCACCGCCTGAACTTTTTGACCATGTGTTCCTGAACAAGACCGTGACGCGCTTGCTGCGCGAGCATCCGACCTTGCTGTCTCAGGGGCGCTCGCTGCTGGCCAATCAGGGCAACCATCCGCTGTTTCAGCAGGCCATGGCCAGACGGGCGCTGGCCTCCGGTATCCGCGTGGCGCCTGCCGATGTGCTGGCCACCACAGGCAATTCCGAAGGGGTGAGCCTGGCACTGGCCGCCGTGGCATCGCCCGGGGATATGGTGGCTGTCGAATCACCGACCTATTACGGCTTGCTGCAGGTCGTGGAGTCGCTGCAGCTGCAAACACTGGAGATCCCCTGCAGCCCGCGCACAGGCATGTCCATCGAGGCGCTGGAGCTGGCCTTCCAGACCCAGCCGCGGCTGAAGGCCGTGGTGGTGGTGCCGGATCTGCAGATGCCGCTGGGTGCGCGCATGCCCGATGAGAAAAAGGCAAGGCTGGTCGCGCTGTGTGCGGCCTATGGTGCGGCGCTGATCGAGGATGATTCCTATGGCCTGTTTGTCGAAGGGGCACAGGTAAAGCCGCTCAAGGCCTGGGATAGTGCCTCCGGCCATGTGATCTATTGCCAGGCCTTCAACAAAAGCCTGGCGCCAGGCCTGCGCCAGGGCTGGATGAATGGTGGCCAGTGGCATGGTCGTATCCAGATGCTGAAGTTTGCGCAAAGCCGCAATACGCAGACACTAGGCCAACTGGTAGTGGCCGAGGTGTTGGGCTCACCCACCCATCAGCGCAGCATGGAAAAGCTCAGGCAGCAGCTCAAGCGCCAGCGTGAAGCCATGGCCAGACTGGTGGCGCGCCATTTCCCTGTGGGGACGCGCATGAGCTTGCCAAGTGGGGGGCTGTGCCTGTGGCTGGAATTTCCGCAACAGATGTCCACCTCGGAGCTGTTCACGGCAGCCCTGGCGCGCGGCATACGCATTGCGCCGGGCAGCATGTTTTCGAACTCCGGCAGGTACGAGCACTGCATGCGGCTGGCGTGCACGCATCCGGTCAACGAGCTCATGGAGAGAGCCATGAAGGATCTGGGAGCCATGGCCTGCCAGCAACTGAAGCAGAGCCCGCGCAGCTAGAGCTGCCCATGCCTTTTATTTTGCGAGCTGTCCGGCCATGCACTGGCGCAGGAACTCGCGGGCCTTGCCTCCCTCCTTGTAGAAGGTGCTGATGACTTCCTTGCCTTCCACAGAGACCTTGAAGCTGGCTTCTTCCTCAAGCTCCTTGACCAACGCGTCAGATCCTCCAAGCGCATAGGCCATGGCTCCCCATTTGCCATTGGACATGGTGTAGTTGATGGCACCGACATCCTGGGGCTGCTCCTTGTTCTGGGTCAGCGTGGTTCTGACCTTGCGCGGGCTGGCGGGTTGGGGAATATTCATGCCCAGAAAGGTCAGCAGGGCGCCGTTGTGCTTGGCCGTGGGGCCGGAGAGCTGAACGGCGCCGGACATGCTGCCAAAAATCGCCGCACATTCAAGACCCGAGCGCGGGTTTTTCTCGTCATGCGAAAACATCCAGTAGCCCTTGCGCAGCTTCTGGTACTGCGGGTCTTGTGCAATTCTTTGCCCTTCCTTGATCAGCTCCTGCCCCTCGCGCAGCAGCTCCATCTGGCTGCGTGCCAGACCGCCCAGGGCATCGGCGGGCGATGGTTCGGCGCGTTGGGGGGCTGCGGGCGCGGAGCTGAACTGTTCACAGACCGGCACGGAGGCCAGGCCGGGCGAGCCGCCCGTCATGCCGACCTGCCGCTGGCCGGGTCCCGGGCCGGTGGGGCAGACAAAGGTCTGGCCGAAGACGGCGGGTGAGGCGGCAATCGAAATGAAGAGTGCGCCCAGCGTCTTGCGATTCATGTGATCCATCCTTCATCTTGAAAAACGCCAAGTATAGGGAGGGACCCGGTGGGGACAATCGGGCTGCCGCGAGCATAAAAAAACCGCCTGCACTTGCGTGAGGCGGTTTTGCAGGAGACAGGCTGAATTACTTCAGCTTGGCTTCCTTGTACTCGACGTGCTTGCGAGCCTTGGGGTCGAACTTGATGATCGACATCTTTTCAGGCATCGTCTTCTTGTTCTTGGTCGTTGTGTAGAAG
This window encodes:
- a CDS encoding aminotransferase-like domain-containing protein, whose amino-acid sequence is MLISAAAFDASPTAGQTLPLYQRLAAHYSTAIVLGTLKAGERMPSVRELMARHDISLSTALQVLRYLEEQGSLEARPRVGYFVRAMGTGLPLTSEPDLSQPVQPNPHAHFVGINEHISLLLERGRQAEVYMDIGGCTPPPELFDHVFLNKTVTRLLREHPTLLSQGRSLLANQGNHPLFQQAMARRALASGIRVAPADVLATTGNSEGVSLALAAVASPGDMVAVESPTYYGLLQVVESLQLQTLEIPCSPRTGMSIEALELAFQTQPRLKAVVVVPDLQMPLGARMPDEKKARLVALCAAYGAALIEDDSYGLFVEGAQVKPLKAWDSASGHVIYCQAFNKSLAPGLRQGWMNGGQWHGRIQMLKFAQSRNTQTLGQLVVAEVLGSPTHQRSMEKLRQQLKRQREAMARLVARHFPVGTRMSLPSGGLCLWLEFPQQMSTSELFTAALARGIRIAPGSMFSNSGRYEHCMRLACTHPVNELMERAMKDLGAMACQQLKQSPRS
- a CDS encoding DesA family fatty acid desaturase, whose protein sequence is MSLDIGLIWNAVVDWMANGLWDLSWWQLLLYTLFTTHITIAAVTIFLHRSQAHRSLDLGPIPSHFFRFWLWLGTGMVTKEWVAIHRKHHAKCETEEDPHSPQTRGLGKVMREGAELYRVEARNEETLKKYGHGTPDDWMERNIYRHSVMGPSLMLILNVALFGVIGLTIWAVQMVWIPFWAAGVVNGVGHFWGYRNYEASDASTNLVPWGIIIGGEELHNNHHTYPTSAKFSVKPYEFDIGWVYISLMQKLGWAKVKKTPPRLRSGVVKPVADELMLEAIIANRYEVMARYARGVRAAVQQELEGLKARKARQADVSLLKSAQRWLHRDAEKVPANAAGQLVQARAAHPVIDQMLTMREELRQLWLNTTLSREQLTGQLQAWCQRAEASGIAALKDFSIRLRAVHA
- a CDS encoding M48 family metallopeptidase encodes the protein MEQADYVHLVRVSELASAENSHAYRRSVALFAALGYAWVLGCLILALCLLLWAGSHLLAGQWRFVWVMTAIASLSLFWNSLRALWFKVDKAEGIALMPEDAPALFEALERIRRKMAGPGIDAVYLTRDFNASIRQVPRWGVLGGVRNELSLGLPLMMAQDRNRLLAVLAHEYGHLRGGHGKFGAWVYRTRLSWTRLYEGMQDDSGVASFATRKFLHWYFPRFLARTFAMARQDEYEADKAAAGLLGQTVMADALVEIDVRQQWFQQKFWPLHWRSARKQAVPMGPYSVMKYWLAQPVKPAFARQALKASLSRKSGLEDTHPVLRERVDALTGERPQLPQQWSAGGALALLNPRKLGEWLKSFDKQWCLENASAWKEHHARLARSERMLAQLEGEGYQSVADLLLRVHLMLRLDPHAEVRALYQEVLRREPDNAKALAGMVDVLPPDMGDVQLDMLERLFDLHVEYRWWAANFAAELLESRQQIGVEGEPVQALKLWRERVRQTSELEDRFSEELMQTPLLSALLPHGLTDFEISEVEAELRNFRAVSQAWLVRKQLNTIRSRPVFLLLVEMDGLGEEEGDALGEQIHDRLEVPGKLYVMRVQQAATLDDIARQGLKPVYLRTFAG
- a CDS encoding RsmB/NOP family class I SAM-dependent RNA methyltransferase, translated to MHPKQLLDACSELVKRAMTFEHPADAVVSRFFRENRYLGPRERATLAETTYTVLRKKLLFEALAHSGSGARERRLAILGFAAVLREQAKKEGKVKNKDGQDSETFIKAALNPQELKWLAACDGIKPEDLMEAHRHNLPEWLVEPLKAQLGDEFWALAASMEQAAPLDLRVNTLNDKRSDLRKELEKAGIKAEPTPFSPIGLRVDGKPALAKVDAFNRGAIEVQDEGSQLLALMLDAKRGEMVVDFCAGAGGKTLAIGAAMRNTGRLYAFDVSGHRLDALKPRLARSGLSNVHPAAIAHERDERVKRLAGKIDRVLVDAPCSGLGTLRRNPDLKWRQSAKAVEELTQKQAAILESSARLVKAGGRLIYATCSILPQENEAIAEAFSAAHPEFVPLDAGEVLEQLKIADGDKLCSGGEGGRRYLRLWPHQHETDGFFAAVWVKKA